A window of the Vanessa tameamea isolate UH-Manoa-2023 chromosome 22, ilVanTame1 primary haplotype, whole genome shotgun sequence genome harbors these coding sequences:
- the LOC113402278 gene encoding general odorant-binding protein 19d-like translates to MLKYFMYLFLVYSITAQHEKDNPLAAMVHKTLRATARSCMEKTNATESDLMHLRNDPPFPHKAACIVTCLLKKIGIVEDQVFSKSGFMVIVGPLVFQNKKKLDHMKTVSENCEKEIKTDEDSCKLGNEIPQCVFKYAPELHFKS, encoded by the exons atgcttaaatattttatgtatttattcttGGTGTACTCTATAACCGCACAGCATGAAAAAG ACAATCCATTAGCAGCGATGGTACATAAAACTTTGAGAGCCACTGCTCGTTCCTGTATGGAGAAGACCAACGCTACGGAATCTGATCTGATGCACCTTCGCAATGATCCACCTTTCCCGCATAAGGCCGCTTGTATCGTCACctgtcttttaaaaaaa ATAGGCATCGTGGAGGACCAAGTATTCTCAAAATCTGGCTTCATGGTCATCGTCGGTCCGCTGGTCTTTCAAAATAAGAAGAAATTGGATCACATGAAGACTGTCTCCGAGAATTGTGAAAAAGAG ATAAAAACCGATGAAGATTCTTGTAAACTAGGTAATGAAATACCTCAGTGTGTTTTCAAATACGCCCCCGAACTACATTTCAAGAGTTAA